One part of the Larimichthys crocea isolate SSNF chromosome XIX, L_crocea_2.0, whole genome shotgun sequence genome encodes these proteins:
- the LOC113748353 gene encoding zinc finger protein 665-like, with the protein MSQKVQEDVQQLVVTKEEDDPVSLDQDDPPKLLHIKEEQEDFWTSREQLQGLDQADIKFTFFPVAVKSEEDEEEEDEEKPQSSQLHQRQTEDMKPGADEEDCGGPEPDRDSDLHLQPDIDVKTSHSSEPESDDSWDWEDTREPPSGLNSPQNNEEPGGDLDCNTVKTSRRFEHDGHLQKHELVQMGEKPFKCSVCGKRYSREESYTAHMKLHSEGKHFSCSFCKKTFQQRGNVVTHMRIHTGEKPFSCPFCDRKFARSSTLTSHMRVHTGEKPFSCSVCKASFSVGGKLSEHMRIHTGEKPFSCSECGKTFARREHLTQHLSVHTGKKPFSCSVCNKAFRDRGTLTRHMSVHTGEKPFSCSVCGKAFREKGNLTRHTRIHTGEKPFSCSACDRRFTQLHILKKHKCAAQSSASTHAFILKISMEAVPRAVPVCYSVGQSMEPVQMCEPVQMCESVRMCESVRMCEPVRMCESVRMCEPVQMLRCFVSQRLSAAVAEISEMFEKTIRAHETHTADVQQLVVTKEEDDPVSPDQDDPPEPSHIKEEQEDFWTSRAQLQGLDQADIKFTFFPVAVKSEEDDEEDDEEKPQSSQLHQRQTEDMKPEADGEDCGGPEPDRDSDPDHHDKTSHSSELETKAGDDWKKSSGPQSGNRGCDPGEKPFSCSECGKRFSRNKIMKTHMRIHTGEKPFSCSVCQKTFQRRETAVIHMRVHTGEKPFSCSVCGARFSSRSNLSRHERMHTAEKPFSCSVCGKRFARKTYLSTHLTVHTGEKPFSCSVCGKTFSQKGNLKQHLFVHSEETALKANSHRRRTCCVTAAPRSP; encoded by the exons ACGTCCAGCAGCTGGTGGTgaccaaagaagaagatgacCCCGTCAGTCTGGACCAGGACGACCCACCAAAGCTGCTCCACATTAAAGAAGAACAGGAGGACTTCTGgaccagcagagagcagcttcaaGGCCTGGACCAGGCTGATATCAAGTTCACGTTCTTTCCTGTCGCTGTGAAGagtgaagaagatgaagaagaagaagatgaagagaaaccTCAGTCCTCACAGCTTCATCAGAGACAAactgaagacatgaaaccaggagctgatgaagaggactgtggaggaccagaaccagacagagaCTCAGATCTACATTTACAACCAGACATAGATGTTAAGACGTCGCACAGCTCTGAACCTGAGAGTGACGACAGCTGGGATTGGGAGGACACCAGAGAACCTCCATCAGGTTTGAACTCTCCTCAGAACAATGAAGAACCTGGAGGAGATCTggactgtaacactgtaaaaacatctaGACGCTTTGAACACGACGGACATCTGCAGAAACACGAGTTGGTCCAAATGGGAGAGAAACCCTTCAAATGCTCAGTTTGTGGTAAAAGATACTCGAGAGAGGAGTCGTACACGGCTCACATGAAGCTTCACTCGGAGGGAAAACATTTCAGCTGCTCGTTCTGTAAGAAAACGttccagcagagaggaaacGTGGTGACGCACATGAGGATCCACACGGGAGAGAAACCCTTCAGCTGCCCTTTCTGTGACAGGAAGTTTGCTCGAAGCTCGACGCTGACGTCACACATGAGAGTCCACACGGGGGAGAAACCGttcagctgctcagtgtgtAAAGCCAGCTTCAGCGTTGGCGGGAAACTGTCCGAACACATGAGAATCCACACCGGAGAGAAACCCTTCAGCTGCTCCGAGTGCGGGAAAACGTTCGCACGGCGGGAACACCTGACCCAACACCTGAGCGTCCACACGGGGAAGAAACCGTTCAGCTGCTCGGTTTGTAATAAAGCGTTTCGAGATCGGGGAACTCTGACGCGACACATGAGCGTCCACACCGGAGAGAAACCGTTCAGCTGCTCAGTGTGCGGGAAGGCGTTTCGAGAAAAAGGAAATCTGACGCGGCACACGAGAATCCACACCGGAGAGAAACCGTTCAGCTGCTCAGCATGCGACAGGAGATTCACTCAGCTTCATATTCTGAAGAAACACAAGTGTGCTGCACAGAGCAGTGCGAGC ACAcacgcttttattttgaaaatcagcaTGGAAGCGGTGCCGCGAGCAGTTCCGGTGTGCTACAGTGTTGGTCAGAGCATGGAGCCGGTCCAGATGTGTGAGCCGGTCCAGATGTGTGAGTCGGTCCGGATGTGTGAGTCGGTCCGGATGTGTGAGCCGGTCCGGATGTGTGAGTCGGTCCGGATGTGTGAGCCGGTCCAGATGTTGAGGTGTTTCGTCAGTCAGCGGCTCAGCGCAGCAGTTGCAGAGATCAGCGAAATGTTCGAGAAGACCATCAGAGCGCACGAGACTCACACTGCAG ACGTCCAGCAGCTGGTGGTgaccaaagaagaagatgacCCTGTCAGTCCGGACCAGGACGACCCACCAGAACCCTCACATATTAAAGAAGAACAGGAGGACTTCTGGACCAGCAGAGCGCAGCTTCAAGGCCTGGACCAGGCTGATATCAAGTTCACGTTCTTTCCTGTCGCTGTGAAGagtgaagaagatgatgaagaagatgatgaagagaaaCCTCAGTCCTCACAGCTTCATCAGAGACAAactgaagacatgaaaccagaagctgatggagaggactgtggaggaccagaaccagacagagaCTCAGATCCAGATCATCACGATAAGACTTCACACTCCTCTGAGCTGGAAACAAAAGCCGGTGATGACTGGAAGAAGAGCAGTGGACCTCAGTCAGGTAATCGTGGGTGTGATCCAGGTGAGAAACCGTTCAGCTGCTCTGAGTGCGGGAAAAGATTCAGCCGAAACAAAATCATGAAGACTCACATGAGGATCCACACTGGAGAGAAACCCTTCAGCTGCTCAGTCTGTCAGAAAACGTTTCAGCGGCGGGAAACGGCCGTGATTCACATGAGAGTCCACACTGGGGAGAAACCCTTCAGCTGCTCCGTGTGCGGGGCCAGGTTCAGTTCCCGCAGTAACCTGTCCCGACACGAGAGGATGCACACTGCGGAGAAACCCTTCAGCTGCTCAGTCTGCGGGAAAAGATTTGCACGAAAGACATACCTGAGCACGCACCTGACGGTCCACACGGGGGAGAAACCCTTCAGCTGCTCAGTCTGCGGTAAGACTTTTTCCCAAAAGGGAAATCTGAAGCAACACCTGTTCGTCCACTCGGAGGAGACAGCcttaaaggccaactcacaccggaggcgtacGTGCTgcgtaacggctgcgccgcggtcacctTAG
- the cdk15 gene encoding cyclin-dependent kinase 15 isoform X1 has protein sequence MDDLSRWVRKCCCGEEEEDEEETGRREGEGEGEEGEEEEEQEEMMEELRKSRSSTSLPPAEMNPDLSPSGSQPHWFHTLQVRRSRAQRERSNSDPLGRNMSPDRLTWKPGLQFGAAQSYVSLEKLGEGAYASVYKGISRINGQLVALKVIRMKTEEGVPFTAIREASLLKGLKHANIVVLHDIIHSRESLTLVFEYVQTDLAQYMIQHPGGLHSQNVRIFMFQLLRALCYIHSRRILHRDLKPQNLLISYLGELKMADFGLARSKSIPSQTFSSEVVTLWYRPPDVLLGSTDYSTALDIWGAGCIFIEMLQGAPAFPGDTDVFQQLQKIWTVLGVPSEDSWPGVSQLPNYKPDWFVHSELKQFRTVWKRLNQLPYKTEDLVQRMLKGIPTDRISAQDSLQHPYFSTLPPPIMHLRDTVSIFKVPSVRLETEVRDIFNPRRRVKTSLLPTTKCW, from the exons ATGGACGACCTGTCCCGGTGGGTGAGGAAGTGCTgctgtggagaggaagaggaggatgaggaggaaacagggaggagggaaggagaaggagaaggagaagaaggagaagaggaggaggagcaggaggagatgatggaggagctCAGAAAAAGCAGGAGTTCAACTTCCCTCCCTCCAGCTGAG ATGAATCCGGACCTGTCCCCCTCTGGGTCCCAGCCTCACTGGTTCCACACTCTGCAGGTCCGGCGGTCCCGAGCGCAGCGAGAACGCAGCAACAGTGACCCGCTGGGACGGAACATGAGCCCGGACCGCCTCACCTGG AAACCAGGTCTTCAGTTTGGAGCAGCTCAGTCTTACGTGAGTCTGGAGAAACTGGGCGAAGGAGCGTACGCCTCCGTCTACAAAGGAATCAGCAG GATTAACGGGCAGCTCGTGGCTCTGAAGGTGATTCGTATGAAGACGGAGGAAGGGGTCCCGTTCACCGCCATCAGGGAAG cctctCTCCTTAAAGGTCTGAAACATGCCAACATCGTCGTCCTCCATGACATCATCCACAGCAGAGAGTCTCTGACGCTGGTCTTTGAATACGTG CAAACAGACCTGGCCCAGTACATGATCCAGCACCCCGGAGGACTGCACTCACAGAATGTCCGG aTCTTTATGTTCCAGTTGCTGCGAGCTCTCTGCTACATCCACAGTCGGCGGATCCTCCACAGAGACCTGAAGCCTCAGAATCTGCTCATCAGCTACCTGGGAGAACTCAAGATGGCCGACTTTG GTCTGGCTCGGTCCAAGTCCATCCCCAGTCAGACCTTCTCCTCTGAGGTGGTGACGCTGTGGTATCGACCCCCCGACGTCCTGCTGGGATCCACAGATTACTCCACGGCTCTGGACATCTG GGGAGCTGGCTGCATCTTCATAGAGATGCTGCAGGGGGCGCCGGCGTTCCCCGGAGACACAGACGTGTTCCAACAACTACAGAAGATCTGGacg GTCCTGGGCGTCCCGTCTGAGGACAGCTGGCCTGGAGTCAGTCAGCTGCCCAACTACAAACCAG ATTGGTTCGTTCACTCGGAGCTCAAGCAGTTCAGGACCGTTTGGAAAAG GTTGAACCAGCTGCCCTACAAGACCGAGGACCTGGTCCAGAGGATGTTGAAGGGCATCCCGACAGACCGGATCTCCGCACAGGACTCTCTGCAGCACCCATACTTCAGCACACTACCTCCTCCCATCATGCACCTCAGAGACA cgGTGTCCATTTTCAAGGTGCCCAGTGTCCGACTGGAGACAGAGGTCAGAGACATCTTCAATCCCAGACGGAGGGTCAAGACCTCCTTACTGCCCACCACCAAGTGCTGGTGA
- the cdk15 gene encoding cyclin-dependent kinase 15 isoform X2 has translation MNPDLSPSGSQPHWFHTLQVRRSRAQRERSNSDPLGRNMSPDRLTWKPGLQFGAAQSYVSLEKLGEGAYASVYKGISRINGQLVALKVIRMKTEEGVPFTAIREASLLKGLKHANIVVLHDIIHSRESLTLVFEYVQTDLAQYMIQHPGGLHSQNVRIFMFQLLRALCYIHSRRILHRDLKPQNLLISYLGELKMADFGLARSKSIPSQTFSSEVVTLWYRPPDVLLGSTDYSTALDIWGAGCIFIEMLQGAPAFPGDTDVFQQLQKIWTVLGVPSEDSWPGVSQLPNYKPDWFVHSELKQFRTVWKRLNQLPYKTEDLVQRMLKGIPTDRISAQDSLQHPYFSTLPPPIMHLRDTVSIFKVPSVRLETEVRDIFNPRRRVKTSLLPTTKCW, from the exons ATGAATCCGGACCTGTCCCCCTCTGGGTCCCAGCCTCACTGGTTCCACACTCTGCAGGTCCGGCGGTCCCGAGCGCAGCGAGAACGCAGCAACAGTGACCCGCTGGGACGGAACATGAGCCCGGACCGCCTCACCTGG AAACCAGGTCTTCAGTTTGGAGCAGCTCAGTCTTACGTGAGTCTGGAGAAACTGGGCGAAGGAGCGTACGCCTCCGTCTACAAAGGAATCAGCAG GATTAACGGGCAGCTCGTGGCTCTGAAGGTGATTCGTATGAAGACGGAGGAAGGGGTCCCGTTCACCGCCATCAGGGAAG cctctCTCCTTAAAGGTCTGAAACATGCCAACATCGTCGTCCTCCATGACATCATCCACAGCAGAGAGTCTCTGACGCTGGTCTTTGAATACGTG CAAACAGACCTGGCCCAGTACATGATCCAGCACCCCGGAGGACTGCACTCACAGAATGTCCGG aTCTTTATGTTCCAGTTGCTGCGAGCTCTCTGCTACATCCACAGTCGGCGGATCCTCCACAGAGACCTGAAGCCTCAGAATCTGCTCATCAGCTACCTGGGAGAACTCAAGATGGCCGACTTTG GTCTGGCTCGGTCCAAGTCCATCCCCAGTCAGACCTTCTCCTCTGAGGTGGTGACGCTGTGGTATCGACCCCCCGACGTCCTGCTGGGATCCACAGATTACTCCACGGCTCTGGACATCTG GGGAGCTGGCTGCATCTTCATAGAGATGCTGCAGGGGGCGCCGGCGTTCCCCGGAGACACAGACGTGTTCCAACAACTACAGAAGATCTGGacg GTCCTGGGCGTCCCGTCTGAGGACAGCTGGCCTGGAGTCAGTCAGCTGCCCAACTACAAACCAG ATTGGTTCGTTCACTCGGAGCTCAAGCAGTTCAGGACCGTTTGGAAAAG GTTGAACCAGCTGCCCTACAAGACCGAGGACCTGGTCCAGAGGATGTTGAAGGGCATCCCGACAGACCGGATCTCCGCACAGGACTCTCTGCAGCACCCATACTTCAGCACACTACCTCCTCCCATCATGCACCTCAGAGACA cgGTGTCCATTTTCAAGGTGCCCAGTGTCCGACTGGAGACAGAGGTCAGAGACATCTTCAATCCCAGACGGAGGGTCAAGACCTCCTTACTGCCCACCACCAAGTGCTGGTGA